From the genome of Populus trichocarpa isolate Nisqually-1 chromosome 15, P.trichocarpa_v4.1, whole genome shotgun sequence, one region includes:
- the LOC7462540 gene encoding aminoaldehyde dehydrogenase 2, peroxisomal, which yields MAIHLPIRQLFIDGEWREPILKKRIPIINPATEQIVGDIPAATAEDVEIAVEAARKAFSRNKGQDWPSTSGAYRAKYLRAIAAKITEKKSELGKLEVIDCGKPLDEALWDMDDVAGCFEYYADLAEGLDAKQKAPVSLPMETFKSYVLKEPLGVVALITPWNYPLLMGAWKVAPALAAGCTAILKPSELASVTCLELAEVCREVGLPPGVLNILTGLGTEAGAPLASHPHVDKVAFTGSSATGSKIMASAAQMVKPVSMELGGKSPIIVFEDVDLDKAVEWTLFGCFWTNGQICSATSRLLVHESIASEFLDRLVKWTKKIKISDPFEEGCRLGPVVSGGQYEKVLEFIATARSEGATILSGGDRPKHFTKGFFVEPTIITDVTTSMQIWREEVFGPVLCVKTFSTEDEAIELANDTHYGLGAAVISNDLERCDRVTKAFRAGIVWINCSQPCFCQAPWGGIKRSGFGRELGEWGLENYLSVKQVTQYISDEPWGWYQSPAKL from the exons ATGGCGATCCATCTACCAATTCGACAGCTATTCATCGACGGAGAGTGGAGAGAACCCATTCTCAAAAAACGCATCCCCATTATCAACCCTGCAACGGAACAGATCGTCG GTGATATACCTGCAGCTACTGCAGAAGATGTGGAGATTGCAGTGGAAGCAGCTAGGAAAGCATTTTCTAGGAACAAAGGCCAAGACTGGCCCTCCACTTCTGGTGCTTATCGTGCCAAGTATTTGCGTGCTATTGCTGCTAAG ATAACAGAGAAGAAGTCTGAACTAGGAAAACTTGAAGTAATTGATTGTGGAAAACCTCTCGATGAAGCACTGTGGGACATG GATGATGTTGCAGGATGTTTTGAGTACTATGCGGACCTTGCTGAAGGCTTAGATGCAAAGCAGAAAGCTCCTGTTTCTCTTCCTATGGAAACATTTAAGAGCTATGTTCTTAAAGAACCACTTGGGGTTGTTGCACTGATCACTCCATG GAATTACCCACTATTGATGGGTGCATGGAAAGTGGCTCCAGCCCTAGCTGCTGGGTGCACTGCAATACTGAAGCCATCTGAACTGGCATCCGT gaCCTGTTTGGAGCTGGCTGAAGTGTGTAGAGAGGTTGGTCTTCCTCCTGGTGTCCTCAATATTTTAACTGGGTTGGGCACTGAAGCAGGTGCTCCTTTGGCATCCCATCCTCATGTCGACAAG GTTGCATTTACTGGTAGCTCTGCTACAGGGAGCAAGATAATGGCATCTGCAGCTCAAATGGTCAAG CCTGTTTCAATGGAGCTAGGTGGGAAAAGCCCAATCATTGTTTTTGAGGATGTTGATCTCGATAAGG CGGTTGAGTGGACCCTCTTTGGTTGCTTTTGGACAAATGGCCAGATTTGCAGTGCAACATCTCGTCTTTTAGTGCAT GAAAGCATTGCATCAGAATTTTTGGACAGGCTTGTCAAAtggaccaaaaaaattaaaatttccgATCCTTTCGAAGAAGGTTGTAGGCTTGGCCCGGTTGTTAGTGGAGGGCAG TATGAGAAAGTATTAGAATTCATTGCAACAGCTAGGAGTGAAGGTGCAACCATTTTGAGTGGTGGCGATCGTCCCAAG CATTTTACCAAGGGATTCTTTGTTGAACCAACCATCATTACTGATGTAACGACCTCCATGCAAATCTGGAGAGAAGAAGTTTTTGGCCCTGTTCTGTGTGTTAAAACATTTAGTACTGAAGATGAAGCCATCGAATTGGCAAATGACACCCA TTATGGCTTAGGAGCTGCTGTTATATCAAATGATCTAGAAAGGTGTGATCGTGTAACCAAG GCTTTCCGGGCAGGTATTGTATGGATCAATTGCTCACAGCCATGCTTCTGTCAGGCTCCATGGGGAGGCATTAAGCGCAGTGGTTTTGGGCGTGAATTAGGAGAATG ggGACTTGAAAATTACTTGAGTGTGAAGCAGGTAACGCAATATATATCTGATGAACCATGGGGTTGGTACCAGTCTCCCGCCAAGCTATAA
- the LOC18109366 gene encoding uncharacterized protein LOC18109366, which translates to MSGNSSHETSWADQWDYNPDPAVYDHSKDSSSDSTAKYKQKVGEGLGKTKQVASTGIKKVKEGTSVGFRWIKDKYQKTTQKH; encoded by the coding sequence ATGTCTGGAAATAGTTCTCATGAGACTTCATGGGCTGATCAATGGGACTACAACCCAGATCCTGCCGTGTATGATCATAGCAAGGACAGCAGCAGCGATTCGACAGCCAAATACAAGCAGAAGGTTGGAGAAGGACTTGGAAAGACGAAACAGGTTGCTTCAACTGGGATCAAGAAGGTGAAAGAAGGAACCTCTGTTGGCTTCAGATGGATTAAAGACAAGTATCAGAAGACTACCCAGAAACATTAG